CCAGAACATGGAGCCCACCACCACCAGGAACCCCAGGGTGAGGCCGGCGGAGAAGTAGGCCGCGGTCATCCACATACGCGCGTTGGGGCCGCGCAGGCTGACGTAGCGGCGCAGGTGGGACACGCTCGCGGGTGGCTGGGTCAGGTCCGAGGGGACGCCCCGTGCGGCAGGGGTGACGTCCGGTGGTTCGGGGGAAGCCATACCCCCCATTCTTCCAAGGTTCCGGTGTGCTTGGTGCGGTGGCTCACCCCGGTTTGTCGTTCGCGTGCGGCCGTGTTCGGTCAATCCCGGCAAACGCCTGATGTCCGGCGCTCACCGGCGCTACAGTCCTGTCTCATGAGGCGCAGCACACGAGAGTACGAGACCGCGCTCCTGGTGGACGGGGAGGTCCTGGCGATCGAGGGGATCGTCTACCGGGGGCAGACGATGCTCGACGAGGAGGGGGAGGCGCGGTTCGCGCCGTTGGAGCGCTGGGCCAAGGGGGTCGCCGAGAGCCTGGGGCGACCCGTGACCTGGCGGGCCAAGGCCAAGAACGAACCCGAGGCCCGGGGTACCGCCCGGCCGGGCGGGGTGACTCAGAACCGCCTGGCGCTCTGAGCTCCGCACTTGGCGCACTGGAACTTGCGGTCGTCGCCGAGAATCCAGTCGTGGTCCCCGCCGGTAGGGCACGCTGACATCGACACCAACTCCTCAGGAAGGGGGCTTCGGGGGTGTGTCGGTCATCGTATTTCCCACCAGCCACATCAGTCCCGAGAATGAGAAGGTCTGTGGTTTCCTCATGTCTTTCTCGGGACCCTGGGCCTGATCTGGTCACAGTGGGCACTGATCCGAGCGACTCGGACCTGTGATCCGGGCACACTCCGGGCAGGCCGGACCTGGATCCAGGCACGCGTCGGGGCCCGCCACCGGTGTTGATCCGGTGGCGGGCCCCGACGGCGCACCGGACGCCCGAAGGGGGCGCGGCGCGCTCAAGACTAGTTCTGGGAAGCCCGCATGTGGGCCTCGACCGCGGCACGGTCGGCACGGAGCTTGGCGAGGGCCTCGTCGAGGATGAGCTTGCCCTCCTCCTCGCTACGACGCTCCTTCACGTACGCCAGGTGCGTCTTGTACGGCTCGGTACGCGGCGGCGAAGGCGGGTTGGCCTTGTCCTTGCCCGCGGGGAAACCGCAACGCGGGCAGTCCCACTCGTCGGGGACCGCGGCTTCGCTGGCGAAGCTGGGGATGACCTCGTGCAAGTTCGCACAGTAGAACGGAACCC
This DNA window, taken from Nocardiopsis exhalans, encodes the following:
- a CDS encoding RNA polymerase-binding protein RbpA, whose amino-acid sequence is MGSGSAIRGSRVGAGPMGEAERGEAAPRVRVPFYCANLHEVIPSFASEAAVPDEWDCPRCGFPAGKDKANPPSPPRTEPYKTHLAYVKERRSEEEGKLILDEALAKLRADRAAVEAHMRASQN